The Christiangramia flava JLT2011 genome has a segment encoding these proteins:
- a CDS encoding glycoside hydrolase family 2 TIM barrel-domain containing protein, which yields MKGFQYSLILLSFFQALSQQFDQDILYRIESQNHLVISNEGSMNNQSPLFLVNPDKNDDGQLWQIVELKNGNFNIKNPRANKSIDNANVQNGSGNALIQWDINLDNLNQEWQLRQTGTGGYVISHAGNGMVLSYETTDDAGEKIFQFPGASTVWQIIPTQITAKSVYDKKKSDKDWENEKIFAINKEDGHNTFYPYPSIAALKKDSVFSKPWLQPNSEFYKSLNGNWSFNWVANPAERPKDFFQEEFDVSSWDTIPVPSNWEMHGYGTPIYTNFTYPFLNNPPLIQPQKSYTNETEVNPVGSYRRDFNLPENWRDKQVFLHFDGVYSGMYVWINGHKVGYSQGANNDAEFDITEYLKLGKNTLAVEVYRWTDGSYLEDQDMFRLSGIHRDVYLVANPKIAIRNFEMSSRFNQDLSEATFSTSSLLRNFSGKKLKDLSLEVAVLDSSGKQVLELNQMIDKIDKYSEVSIDLKGKVQTPELWSAENPKLYSVIFILKDDNGKEIMAASNKFGFRKIEIRNKRVYINNKLVFFKGVNRHDTHPQFGKAIPVSSMLQDIKMMKQNNINTVRTSHYPNSPKMYAMYDYFGLYIMDEADLENHGNLGISNNPSWIPAFNDRLSRMIKRDINHPSVIFWSLGNEGGSGDNFFAMYELAKKLDGSRPVHYQGKNEAADIDSHMYPSLTDMENFDKKATDKPYFLCEYDHAMGNAMGNLQEYWDYIENSNRMIGGCIWDWVDQGINKPNEPSKHFFYGGDFGDRPNDHDFCANGIVTSNRQPTAKLAEVKKVYQYVKMERITDRDFDFKITNDYDFWNLNKFQISWKLLEDGIAIESGEIPTVDLNADASAIIHVPVTSELSADHEYFINFYFSLKHATAWAPQGHVLASDQFRIGNWLQVAKIPRKELPRIHVEKSGNSIKLSGEQFKVDFDTENFNLKNLIYDDQEILRNSEGFKLNWYRSISNDKYTDLRYYPTSESTIKKSFSKAEDGKSYILTAEKEVLIDRPGAAVSLKYDISYEVFANGTIEVHSTFKKPENEPLIRRLGLQLELDPEFNKIEWYGRGPIENYTDRKTAAFVGRYQKTVSEMASEEYINSQSQGNRENIRWIEMSSGSGKAFKISSLNVLSFSAIPFTDQELWETDHDFELREKKITKTYLNLDRIQQGLGNASCGPLPLDKYMIPENQELNFAFRIETVE from the coding sequence ATGAAAGGTTTTCAATATTCACTAATTCTTTTGTCATTTTTTCAGGCATTGAGCCAGCAATTCGACCAAGATATCCTATATCGCATCGAATCTCAGAACCATTTGGTGATTTCAAATGAAGGTTCTATGAATAATCAGTCTCCATTATTTCTGGTCAATCCAGATAAAAATGATGATGGCCAATTATGGCAAATAGTGGAATTGAAAAACGGGAATTTCAATATAAAAAATCCAAGGGCAAACAAAAGTATCGATAATGCAAATGTGCAAAATGGCAGTGGAAATGCGTTGATTCAATGGGATATAAACCTTGACAACCTTAACCAGGAATGGCAATTGCGGCAAACGGGAACAGGGGGTTATGTTATTTCGCATGCCGGTAACGGGATGGTACTTTCTTATGAAACTACTGATGATGCCGGCGAGAAGATTTTTCAGTTTCCCGGTGCCTCTACCGTTTGGCAGATTATACCAACCCAAATAACCGCCAAATCTGTTTACGATAAAAAGAAGAGCGATAAAGATTGGGAAAACGAAAAGATTTTTGCGATTAATAAGGAAGACGGTCACAATACGTTCTATCCTTATCCTAGCATAGCAGCTTTAAAAAAAGATAGTGTTTTTTCTAAGCCCTGGCTTCAGCCAAATTCCGAATTTTACAAAAGCCTCAACGGAAACTGGTCTTTTAATTGGGTTGCAAACCCTGCTGAGCGCCCAAAAGATTTTTTTCAGGAGGAGTTTGATGTGTCTTCGTGGGATACCATTCCTGTGCCATCCAACTGGGAAATGCATGGCTATGGTACCCCAATTTATACCAATTTCACCTATCCTTTTCTAAATAATCCGCCGTTGATCCAACCTCAGAAGTCTTATACCAATGAAACAGAAGTCAACCCAGTTGGCTCTTATCGAAGAGATTTCAATTTGCCTGAAAACTGGAGGGATAAGCAAGTTTTCTTGCATTTTGATGGTGTTTACAGCGGGATGTATGTTTGGATCAACGGTCACAAGGTGGGTTATAGCCAGGGAGCGAACAATGATGCGGAATTCGATATTACGGAGTATTTAAAACTGGGAAAGAACACGCTGGCGGTAGAAGTATATCGCTGGACAGACGGTAGTTACCTGGAAGATCAGGATATGTTCCGGTTAAGCGGCATCCATCGTGATGTATATCTCGTCGCCAATCCGAAAATTGCTATTAGGAATTTTGAAATGTCCTCCCGTTTTAACCAAGATCTATCGGAAGCTACATTTTCTACTTCAAGTCTTTTGAGGAATTTTTCGGGAAAAAAATTGAAAGATTTAAGCTTGGAAGTAGCGGTATTAGATTCATCAGGAAAACAGGTTTTAGAACTGAACCAAATGATCGATAAAATTGATAAATATTCTGAGGTTTCGATTGATTTAAAAGGGAAAGTCCAAACCCCGGAATTATGGTCAGCGGAAAATCCAAAACTCTATTCTGTAATTTTTATTCTGAAAGATGATAATGGCAAAGAAATAATGGCTGCCTCCAACAAGTTTGGCTTTCGTAAAATCGAAATTAGAAATAAACGGGTCTATATCAACAATAAACTGGTATTTTTTAAAGGTGTGAACAGGCACGATACGCACCCGCAATTCGGAAAGGCCATTCCCGTTTCCTCGATGCTTCAGGATATTAAAATGATGAAACAGAATAATATCAATACTGTTCGTACAAGTCATTATCCCAATAGCCCGAAAATGTATGCGATGTATGATTATTTCGGCTTGTACATCATGGATGAGGCAGACCTGGAAAATCATGGAAATTTGGGGATTAGCAACAACCCTAGCTGGATTCCAGCTTTTAACGACCGGCTGTCAAGAATGATTAAAAGAGATATCAATCATCCGTCTGTGATCTTTTGGTCACTGGGAAATGAAGGTGGTTCAGGCGATAACTTTTTTGCGATGTATGAACTGGCAAAAAAACTTGACGGCTCCAGGCCTGTTCATTATCAGGGAAAAAATGAAGCAGCCGATATCGATTCTCATATGTATCCTTCTCTCACTGACATGGAAAATTTTGACAAAAAGGCTACTGATAAACCATATTTTCTTTGTGAATATGATCATGCCATGGGAAATGCCATGGGCAATTTACAGGAATACTGGGATTATATAGAAAACTCCAACCGAATGATTGGTGGATGTATCTGGGACTGGGTAGACCAGGGAATCAATAAACCAAATGAACCTTCCAAACATTTTTTCTATGGTGGAGATTTTGGAGATCGCCCCAATGATCATGATTTCTGCGCCAACGGAATCGTTACTTCAAATAGGCAACCTACGGCAAAACTGGCTGAAGTGAAGAAAGTGTACCAGTATGTGAAAATGGAAAGAATCACAGATCGGGATTTTGATTTTAAAATTACCAATGATTACGATTTTTGGAATCTTAACAAATTTCAAATTTCATGGAAACTACTCGAAGACGGTATTGCAATCGAAAGTGGAGAAATACCGACTGTTGATTTAAACGCAGATGCCAGTGCCATCATTCATGTTCCGGTAACCAGCGAACTTTCAGCCGATCACGAATATTTCATCAACTTTTATTTCAGTCTAAAACATGCAACGGCATGGGCGCCACAAGGTCATGTTTTGGCTTCGGACCAATTCAGAATAGGCAATTGGTTGCAAGTTGCAAAAATCCCAAGGAAAGAGCTGCCGAGAATCCATGTAGAGAAATCCGGGAATAGTATTAAACTTTCAGGAGAGCAATTTAAAGTTGATTTTGATACGGAAAATTTCAATTTAAAGAACTTAATTTATGACGATCAGGAAATACTCCGCAATTCAGAAGGCTTTAAGTTGAATTGGTACCGAAGTATTTCTAATGATAAGTACACAGATCTTCGCTATTACCCGACCTCAGAAAGCACCATTAAAAAAAGTTTCAGTAAGGCCGAAGATGGAAAATCCTACATTCTTACAGCTGAAAAAGAAGTTCTGATTGATAGGCCGGGAGCAGCAGTAAGCCTGAAGTATGATATTTCTTACGAAGTTTTTGCCAATGGAACTATTGAAGTTCATTCCACTTTTAAAAAACCCGAAAATGAGCCACTAATTAGGCGGTTGGGTCTGCAATTGGAGCTTGATCCTGAATTCAATAAAATAGAATGGTATGGTAGAGGGCCAATAGAAAATTATACTGACAGGAAAACGGCGGCTTTTGTGGGACGCTACCAAAAAACTGTTTCAGAAATGGCAAGTGAAGAATACATTAACAGTCAAAGCCAGGGGAATCGTGAAAATATACGTTGGATCGAGATGAGCAGTGGTTCCGGCAAGGCGTTCAAAATTTCATCCCTGAATGTTCTTTCTTTTAGCGCAATACCTTTTACAGATCAAGAATTATGGGAGACTGATCATGATTTTGAATTGAGAGAAAAAAAGATCACGAAAACTTATTTAAATCTGGATAGAATTCAGCAAGGCCTTGGAAACGCCAGTTGTGGGCCGCTTCCTCTGGATAAATATATGATCCCGGAAAACCAGGAACTCAATTTTGCCTTCAGGATCGAAACCGTAGAATAA
- a CDS encoding sensor histidine kinase: MNKRQLYIGVLVISVLGLFIVQYQYLRIGLNLAKVQFDRKIAYAIEDIRADLYVENQLTFLMAQSFTHDDYFRLSNDSLIDASSHFLYDYIKNDLVSNGIETDFSYRLYTRDSVISLEAPNMLDENNDQLVRYPMLLEGFLPELVEKPIILELQFHDLNTYFLSQLNGLTLPSLIFIIAIILVIIWILRSFYWQRNVITTTNDFINNFTHELKTPVFSIGLATKLLEERATPEQHTVLKMMREQVERMKKHIDKVLELGNLESRKKLFELEEQDVYPLLKKSCEDFETMARVENFQFTYELKGAEYIVKAEKFHLENAISNILDNAKKYSEAPEIALRAEKIGKHLQICIKDNGMGISAKQQQHIFKKFYRVPNGNLHRVKGYGLGLSYVSEIMKRHKGRIEMDSFENQGTTICLTLPLRYE, from the coding sequence TTGAATAAAAGGCAGTTATATATTGGTGTTCTTGTGATCTCGGTATTGGGGCTTTTCATTGTGCAATACCAGTATCTCCGCATTGGGTTAAACCTTGCAAAAGTGCAGTTTGATCGCAAGATTGCCTATGCCATAGAAGATATTCGGGCTGATCTGTATGTGGAAAATCAGCTAACCTTTTTGATGGCCCAAAGCTTCACGCACGATGATTATTTCCGCCTGAGCAATGACAGTCTTATTGATGCTTCCAGTCATTTTCTCTATGATTATATTAAAAATGACCTGGTAAGCAATGGTATTGAAACAGACTTTTCATACAGGCTTTACACGAGGGATTCTGTCATCAGTCTCGAAGCACCGAATATGCTGGATGAAAACAATGACCAATTGGTTCGATACCCCATGCTGTTGGAAGGATTTTTACCCGAGCTGGTTGAAAAACCCATAATTCTTGAGTTGCAATTCCATGATCTGAATACTTATTTCTTATCGCAATTAAACGGACTTACCTTACCAAGCCTCATATTCATTATCGCCATCATCCTGGTCATCATCTGGATTCTCCGTTCTTTTTACTGGCAACGGAATGTGATTACAACTACCAACGATTTCATCAATAATTTCACCCATGAACTGAAAACCCCGGTTTTTTCAATAGGTCTTGCTACCAAACTGCTGGAAGAGCGTGCAACACCAGAGCAGCATACAGTGCTGAAGATGATGCGTGAGCAGGTAGAGCGGATGAAAAAACATATCGACAAGGTCCTGGAACTCGGAAACCTGGAAAGCCGGAAAAAGCTTTTCGAATTAGAGGAGCAGGATGTTTATCCGCTTCTGAAGAAATCCTGTGAAGATTTTGAAACGATGGCTCGTGTGGAAAACTTTCAGTTCACCTATGAATTGAAAGGAGCCGAATATATCGTGAAAGCTGAAAAGTTTCATTTGGAAAATGCCATTAGCAATATTCTGGATAATGCTAAAAAATATTCCGAAGCACCCGAGATTGCACTCCGAGCCGAAAAGATTGGAAAGCACCTTCAAATTTGTATTAAAGACAACGGCATGGGAATTTCAGCCAAGCAACAGCAGCATATTTTTAAAAAATTCTACCGTGTGCCCAACGGAAATTTACATCGTGTCAAAGGTTATGGTCTTGGTTTGAGCTATGTTTCAGAAATTATGAAAAGGCACAAAGGCCGTATTGAAATGGATAGTTTTGAAAACCAGGGCACCACAATTTGTTTAACTTTACCTTTGCGATATGAATAG
- a CDS encoding response regulator transcription factor: MLVEDDESLGYLLSEYLKIKGFEIEWVNRGKLALDKLEKENFSLVILDLMLPDIDGFEIAGKMKETAPEIPFLFLTARSLKIDVLKGFSLGAVDYIKKPIDEEELVARIQAILSRLQPAKLPEQEFLKIGDYELDTNTQQLRHNQENYSLTSREADLLAHLIEHKNQLASHKEILVKLWGENDYFNRKSLNVFISRLRKYLQHDGNLSIENVHGKGFILKDHDNRK, translated from the coding sequence ATGCTTGTTGAAGATGACGAATCTCTGGGATATCTGCTTAGCGAGTACCTGAAGATCAAAGGTTTTGAGATTGAATGGGTAAATCGAGGAAAACTAGCGCTGGATAAGCTGGAAAAGGAGAACTTTTCGCTGGTCATTCTGGATCTGATGCTCCCGGATATCGATGGTTTTGAGATCGCAGGCAAGATGAAAGAAACTGCTCCCGAAATCCCGTTTTTGTTCCTGACGGCCCGTTCCTTGAAAATAGATGTTTTGAAAGGATTTTCACTGGGAGCTGTGGATTATATTAAAAAACCAATCGATGAAGAGGAGCTGGTTGCACGGATACAGGCAATTCTTTCCCGCTTACAGCCAGCAAAATTGCCGGAGCAGGAATTTCTGAAAATAGGGGATTACGAACTCGATACCAACACGCAGCAATTACGGCACAACCAGGAAAATTACTCGTTAACTTCGCGAGAGGCTGATTTGCTTGCCCACCTTATCGAACACAAGAATCAGCTGGCTTCACATAAAGAAATCCTCGTAAAACTTTGGGGAGAGAACGATTATTTTAACCGTAAAAGTTTAAATGTATTTATTTCAAGGCTTCGGAAATACTTGCAGCATGACGGTAATCTCTCAATTGAAAACGTTCATGGCAAAGGCTTTATTCTTAAGGATCATGATAACAGGAAGTAA
- a CDS encoding ArnT family glycosyltransferase — translation MKLKFYLFLGITFIIINLGLGSWGLTESSEARYAEISREMVLSGDYVHPRLLEIQHFHKPPLTYYITSLGYQIFGINEFGARFFLQVCLLLQLILIYKIAELLFKNEKVAFYSAVIYLSFPLVLIATRNLTTDAYLVALILASIYSWLVYKKKEKLLALYACYFFMGLGFLNKGPVIILPVLVFTIPWKIIFKEKWRLTIHHVLGFALFALVSASWFIVIIREMPELWNYFFQKHTVDRAISAEKFHRDQPFWYFFALAPAVGLPWFIYSLILLFKNYKKQTTGFNKEIQALMWSGGLLFLMFSAFSSKLILYILPVFPMVAMIGGFYLHQISEGFQKAFIRTYYILIALVLLALAVLPFFGVLQLSWISRLLVIALIGGFTVVLWRRSSGNRLLMGLTYVFTTMVLISFAMVGNQNPYLINTTKALVEKLKADGLDDAKNIVIYDQRLSSTAYYLDRPTVTVHYDRYNTNREVQFEQNERYQNYYLDINEENDWNRFKRMLEEEDNVFILKGRTTLPGELQTLLESKQMDEAGKWKIYY, via the coding sequence GTGAAATTGAAATTTTATTTATTCCTGGGAATTACCTTTATCATCATCAATCTGGGCCTGGGAAGTTGGGGCCTTACGGAAAGCAGTGAAGCTCGATACGCTGAAATCAGTAGAGAAATGGTACTTTCTGGAGATTATGTACATCCCAGATTACTGGAAATTCAGCATTTCCATAAACCGCCACTAACGTATTATATCACCTCCCTGGGGTATCAAATTTTCGGTATCAATGAATTTGGTGCAAGATTCTTCCTTCAGGTATGTTTACTATTACAGTTAATTCTGATATATAAAATTGCCGAATTACTTTTCAAAAATGAAAAAGTTGCATTCTATTCCGCAGTCATCTATTTAAGTTTTCCGCTGGTATTGATCGCTACCCGCAATCTTACCACAGATGCTTACCTTGTTGCCCTAATATTGGCCAGTATCTATTCCTGGCTGGTGTATAAGAAGAAGGAAAAACTGCTGGCGCTCTATGCTTGCTATTTCTTTATGGGACTCGGCTTTTTGAATAAAGGACCGGTTATTATCTTACCAGTGCTGGTTTTTACTATTCCATGGAAGATCATCTTTAAGGAGAAATGGCGTTTGACGATCCATCATGTTTTAGGTTTTGCATTATTTGCGCTGGTTTCCGCCTCATGGTTTATCGTGATCATCAGGGAGATGCCGGAACTGTGGAATTATTTCTTTCAGAAGCATACGGTAGATCGCGCGATTTCCGCAGAAAAATTTCACCGGGACCAGCCATTCTGGTACTTCTTTGCTCTGGCTCCCGCAGTTGGACTACCGTGGTTTATATATTCTTTGATTTTGCTGTTTAAAAATTACAAAAAACAAACGACAGGATTCAACAAGGAAATCCAGGCGCTAATGTGGTCTGGAGGTTTGCTATTCCTAATGTTTTCAGCTTTTTCATCGAAACTTATTTTATACATTTTGCCGGTTTTTCCAATGGTTGCGATGATCGGCGGTTTTTACCTTCATCAAATTTCCGAAGGTTTTCAAAAAGCATTTATACGGACGTACTATATCCTGATCGCCTTGGTGTTACTCGCCCTTGCAGTGCTTCCTTTCTTTGGAGTCCTTCAGTTAAGCTGGATATCAAGACTTCTCGTGATCGCATTAATTGGAGGGTTTACCGTGGTGCTCTGGAGAAGATCCAGCGGCAACCGACTCTTAATGGGACTTACCTACGTTTTTACAACGATGGTCCTGATATCGTTCGCGATGGTAGGCAATCAAAATCCTTACCTGATCAATACAACCAAAGCACTGGTAGAAAAACTAAAAGCTGATGGGCTTGACGATGCCAAAAATATTGTTATTTATGATCAGCGGCTAAGTTCAACGGCATATTACCTGGACAGGCCTACCGTAACCGTTCACTATGACCGGTATAATACGAATCGCGAAGTACAGTTTGAGCAAAACGAGCGCTACCAGAACTATTACCTTGATATCAACGAAGAAAATGATTGGAACAGGTTCAAAAGGATGTTGGAGGAAGAGGATAATGTTTTTATACTGAAAGGACGAACAACATTACCCGGGGAGCTACAAACTTTATTGGAATCGAAGCAAATGGATGAAGCCGGTAAGTGGAAGATCTATTATTGA